A window from Methylococcus mesophilus encodes these proteins:
- a CDS encoding phosphatidate cytidylyltransferase: MTMDRHILWLAAGILGALVVASVIGAILAARIKTEAGRATVSNLNARTRAWWVMAFIFGGALALGQVGAVVLFGLLSFLGLREFITLTPTKRGDHRALFWMFFVITPAQYWLVARGWYGMFAIFIPVYAFLFLPVRSALAGDCENFLERTAKAQWGLMVCVYCLSYTPALLALEIPGFEGRNAELVIFLILVVQMSDVLQYVWGKTVGRHKVAPTVSPGKTWEGLIGGVLSASALAAGLWWATPFTPWQAGLTGFAICIAGFCGGLVMSAIKRDRGVKDYGALIEGHGGVMDRVDSLCFAAPLFFHLVRYFWT, encoded by the coding sequence ATGACGATGGACCGGCACATCCTCTGGCTGGCTGCGGGTATTCTCGGCGCGCTCGTCGTGGCCTCGGTCATCGGCGCAATCCTGGCTGCCCGAATCAAGACCGAGGCGGGACGCGCCACCGTCTCCAACCTCAATGCCCGAACCCGCGCCTGGTGGGTGATGGCGTTCATCTTCGGCGGTGCACTCGCCCTCGGACAGGTCGGCGCGGTGGTACTGTTCGGCCTGCTGTCCTTCCTCGGCCTGCGCGAATTCATCACCCTCACGCCGACCAAACGGGGCGACCATCGCGCCCTGTTCTGGATGTTTTTCGTGATCACGCCGGCGCAATACTGGCTCGTCGCCCGCGGATGGTACGGGATGTTCGCCATCTTCATCCCGGTTTACGCCTTTCTGTTCCTGCCGGTGCGATCGGCGCTGGCGGGCGACTGCGAAAACTTCCTCGAACGCACCGCCAAAGCCCAGTGGGGCCTGATGGTCTGCGTATATTGCCTCAGCTACACGCCGGCGCTGCTCGCCCTGGAAATACCGGGTTTTGAGGGACGCAATGCCGAACTCGTGATCTTCCTCATCCTGGTCGTCCAGATGAGCGACGTGCTGCAGTACGTCTGGGGCAAGACGGTCGGCCGCCACAAAGTCGCGCCCACCGTCAGCCCCGGCAAGACCTGGGAAGGCCTCATCGGGGGCGTACTGTCCGCATCGGCCCTCGCCGCCGGCTTGTGGTGGGCGACGCCGTTCACGCCCTGGCAGGCGGGCCTGACCGGATTTGCGATCTGCATCGCTGGTTTCTGCGGCGGCCTCGTCATGTCGGCGATCAAACGCGACCGCGGCGTCAAGGACTACGGTGCCCTCATCGAGGGGCACGGCGGCGTGATGGACCGCGTCGATTCGCTGTGTTTCGCGGCTCCCCTGTTCTTCCACCTCGTTCGGTATTTTTGGACGTGA
- the csm6 gene encoding CRISPR-associated ring nuclease Csm6: protein METPELPYPRRILLAVTGLTPQVVTETLYALRRRGDQALPTEIHLLSTADGIERARLTLLSDEPGWFHRLRRDYALPAMRFDESCLHVLEDGAGRALTDIRTESDNIAAADTITDWIRHLTDDDASQLHVSLAGGRKSMGFYAGYALSLYGRPQDQLSHVLAMPPYESYPDFFYPTPASRIIYTTGADSRPLDTKAAAVTLADIPFVRLRQNLPKTLLKGRARFSHVVDAAQSSLTQPKLTIDLERRSIQAGGLSLTLAPTQLAFLAWFARRRLAQAPALCCPSDGVSEPDYAAAYLSKYMKIIGAMGDGDRTQERLRHGMDKAFFEQTKSKLHRRIDDLLGHAAGPYLIGHDGGRPRRFGLTLPPEAIRFGRIEG from the coding sequence ATGGAAACGCCAGAACTCCCCTACCCCCGGCGCATTCTGCTTGCAGTGACCGGCCTCACGCCGCAAGTCGTCACTGAAACCCTCTATGCCCTTCGCCGTCGAGGGGATCAAGCCCTGCCGACCGAAATCCATCTCCTGTCCACCGCCGACGGCATCGAACGCGCCCGGCTCACCCTGCTCAGCGACGAGCCCGGCTGGTTCCACCGGCTGCGGCGGGATTACGCGCTGCCGGCCATGCGATTCGACGAATCCTGCCTGCACGTCCTCGAAGACGGCGCCGGGCGGGCGTTGACCGACATCCGCACCGAAAGCGACAACATCGCCGCCGCCGACACCATCACCGACTGGATCCGCCACCTCACCGACGACGACGCCTCCCAGCTACACGTCTCGCTGGCCGGCGGACGCAAATCTATGGGATTCTACGCGGGCTACGCCCTTTCGCTGTATGGCCGGCCCCAGGACCAGCTCTCCCATGTGCTGGCGATGCCGCCGTATGAATCGTACCCGGACTTCTTCTACCCCACCCCGGCCAGCCGCATCATCTATACCACCGGCGCCGACAGCCGGCCGCTGGACACCAAGGCCGCCGCCGTCACCCTGGCCGACATACCCTTCGTCCGGCTGCGGCAAAACCTCCCCAAGACCCTGCTCAAAGGCCGCGCCCGCTTCTCGCACGTGGTGGACGCCGCTCAATCCTCGCTGACCCAGCCCAAATTGACGATTGATCTTGAACGCCGGAGTATCCAGGCCGGCGGCCTCAGCCTAACCCTCGCCCCGACTCAACTGGCCTTCCTCGCCTGGTTCGCCCGCCGCCGGCTGGCGCAAGCGCCGGCGCTGTGCTGCCCCTCGGACGGCGTTTCCGAACCCGACTACGCCGCCGCCTACCTCAGCAAATACATGAAAATCATCGGCGCCATGGGTGACGGCGACCGCACCCAAGAGCGGCTTCGGCACGGCATGGACAAAGCGTTCTTCGAGCAGACCAAATCCAAACTGCACCGCCGCATCGACGACCTGCTCGGCCATGCCGCCGGCCCCTACCTGATCGGTCACGACGGCGGACGCCCCCGGCGCTTCGGCCTCACCCTCCCGCCGGAAGCCATCCGCTTCGGCCGCATCGAAGGCTGA
- a CDS encoding CDP-alcohol phosphatidyltransferase family protein codes for MSDFEFSRRPIKARDTRWAASIASWLAYSGIRPNLISVFSAVFAAGAGGCLAATPYCEAAGAAVLFVTAALCVQLRLLCNLFDGMVAIEGGFKTKSGEIFNELPDRFADAFILTGLGYASSMWPYGPTLGWLATALALGTAYVRALGAAAGAGQCFLGPMAKQHRMAVVTAASLAAAAACFADWQAWVLMAALVILVAGTAATLLRRTRWVVRALEAKP; via the coding sequence ATGTCCGACTTTGAATTCAGCCGCCGCCCGATCAAAGCCCGCGACACGCGCTGGGCCGCTTCCATCGCGTCCTGGCTCGCCTACTCCGGCATACGTCCCAACCTCATCTCGGTTTTCAGCGCCGTCTTCGCCGCTGGGGCAGGCGGATGTCTGGCGGCGACGCCCTACTGCGAGGCGGCCGGGGCGGCGGTTCTTTTCGTGACGGCGGCGCTGTGCGTACAACTGCGGCTGCTGTGCAATCTCTTCGACGGCATGGTCGCCATCGAAGGCGGGTTCAAGACGAAATCGGGCGAAATCTTCAATGAACTCCCGGACCGGTTTGCCGATGCCTTCATCCTGACCGGTCTGGGCTATGCAAGCTCGATGTGGCCCTACGGCCCGACCCTGGGCTGGCTGGCCACGGCCCTTGCGCTGGGCACCGCCTATGTGCGCGCACTCGGCGCGGCGGCGGGCGCCGGTCAATGTTTCCTCGGGCCGATGGCCAAACAGCATCGCATGGCGGTCGTCACCGCCGCATCGCTCGCAGCGGCCGCGGCGTGCTTCGCGGACTGGCAGGCGTGGGTGCTGATGGCCGCGCTCGTGATACTGGTCGCCGGCACCGCTGCTACTCTCCTGCGGCGCACCCGTTGGGTCGTGCGGGCGCTGGAGGCCAAGCCGTGA
- the cas6 gene encoding CRISPR system precrRNA processing endoribonuclease RAMP protein Cas6: MIWPGLPIARYRFEFSSELPVRLPEYPGSAWRGALGHALKRAVCVVRGTPCKDCLLYRACVYSYVFETPPPAAALKMRKYNAAPHPFVLDVQPNPEPQVFRLGLTLIGQAERQLPYLVHALQQAGRQGIGKRDNRLELQAIQQTDGNGGIHPIWTAEQPLIPLPASIPVIPPPPERCRVQLETPLRLRREEHQVGPRDFGFADLFGTLLRRLSMLSYFHTDTPLETDFAGLMAQARSLVVKEAELAWHDWTRYSSRQDTTMQMGGLTGSFVLDGTALAPFWRYLWLGQWTHAGKATSMGLGRYRLHTEPADVPQPAATA, translated from the coding sequence ATGATTTGGCCCGGTCTGCCCATTGCCCGCTATCGCTTCGAATTCTCCTCCGAGTTGCCGGTCCGGCTGCCCGAGTATCCCGGCTCCGCCTGGCGCGGCGCCCTCGGCCATGCGCTCAAGCGCGCGGTCTGCGTGGTCCGCGGCACCCCCTGCAAGGACTGCCTGCTCTACCGCGCCTGCGTCTACTCCTACGTATTCGAGACACCGCCACCGGCGGCGGCCCTCAAGATGCGGAAATACAATGCCGCCCCGCATCCGTTCGTGCTCGACGTGCAGCCCAATCCCGAGCCCCAAGTCTTCCGGCTCGGCCTGACCCTGATCGGCCAGGCCGAACGCCAGTTGCCTTACCTCGTACACGCCCTGCAACAGGCAGGACGGCAGGGCATCGGCAAACGGGACAACCGGCTCGAACTCCAGGCCATCCAACAGACCGACGGCAACGGCGGCATCCACCCGATCTGGACCGCCGAACAGCCGCTCATTCCGCTGCCGGCCTCAATCCCCGTCATCCCGCCGCCGCCGGAACGCTGCCGGGTCCAACTGGAAACCCCCCTGCGCCTGCGCCGGGAAGAGCACCAGGTCGGCCCCAGGGATTTCGGCTTCGCCGACCTGTTCGGCACGCTGCTGCGGCGCCTCTCCATGCTCAGCTATTTCCACACCGACACCCCCCTGGAAACCGATTTCGCCGGTCTCATGGCCCAGGCCCGCAGCCTCGTCGTGAAAGAAGCCGAGCTGGCCTGGCACGACTGGACCCGCTATTCCTCCCGGCAAGACACCACCATGCAGATGGGCGGACTCACAGGCAGCTTCGTCCTCGACGGCACGGCCCTCGCCCCGTTCTGGCGTTACCTCTGGCTGGGCCAATGGACCCACGCCGGCAAGGCCACCAGCATGGGCTTGGGCCGCTACCGGCTCCACACCGAACCCGCGGACGTACCGCAGCCCGCGGCGACGGCCTGA
- a CDS encoding lysophospholipid acyltransferase family protein, giving the protein MIAKSFVILLVRLLTGIRAHWQGTEPDARQRVYFANHTSNLDAVVIWAALPEALRKITRPVAAHDYWSRGLVRPYLAKRVFNAVLIERRNVTVKNNPLTPMLAALDAGSSLIIFPEGGRMAGGEPAEFKSGIYHLAARRPEAELIPVWIDNVNRVLPKGEIFPVPMLGSITIGAPIRREEDETKEDFLRRTHAALCRLGGFSP; this is encoded by the coding sequence GTGATCGCGAAGTCCTTCGTCATCCTGCTGGTGCGGCTGCTGACCGGCATCCGCGCCCACTGGCAGGGCACCGAGCCCGACGCCAGGCAGCGGGTCTATTTCGCCAACCACACCAGCAATCTCGATGCGGTCGTGATATGGGCGGCGCTGCCGGAGGCGCTGCGCAAGATCACCCGGCCCGTCGCCGCACACGACTACTGGTCGCGCGGCCTGGTGCGGCCCTATCTGGCGAAACGCGTTTTCAACGCCGTGCTGATCGAGCGCCGGAACGTGACGGTCAAGAACAATCCGCTCACACCCATGCTCGCCGCGCTGGATGCCGGCAGCTCGCTGATCATCTTTCCCGAAGGCGGGCGGATGGCCGGTGGAGAACCCGCGGAATTCAAGAGCGGCATCTACCATCTCGCCGCCCGCCGCCCGGAGGCCGAACTCATCCCTGTGTGGATCGACAACGTGAACCGCGTGCTTCCCAAAGGCGAAATCTTCCCGGTGCCGATGCTCGGCAGCATCACGATCGGCGCGCCGATCCGGCGGGAGGAAGACGAGACGAAGGAAGACTTTCTGCGGCGCACCCATGCGGCACTGTGCCGCCTCGGAGGATTTTCGCCATGA
- a CDS encoding NUDIX domain-containing protein produces MESEVLVIPQPYWSALETVMTDDSARSPAKAGKASPPDEQDPHAAWSRAMKHWPAETVWLRRADAEGDEGYLQIIPYALLRDGSGALWCYRRRGGDARLRERFSCGVGGHVDREDEDATLAATVWNALLRELGEELNWQPPPEPHQPLAWIYEGVSPIGRVHAGLLYLLDWRGAEPPRSVDPALAGMGFLPAAEIIAEPRFELWSRLAARHVSERGE; encoded by the coding sequence ATGGAAAGCGAAGTTCTCGTCATCCCACAGCCCTATTGGTCGGCCCTGGAAACCGTGATGACGGATGATTCCGCACGGTCTCCTGCCAAAGCCGGCAAAGCCTCCCCGCCGGACGAGCAAGATCCGCACGCGGCCTGGTCCCGTGCCATGAAGCATTGGCCTGCCGAGACTGTCTGGCTGCGGCGGGCCGATGCCGAGGGCGACGAGGGCTACCTGCAGATCATTCCTTATGCCCTGCTGCGGGACGGCTCCGGCGCCCTTTGGTGTTACCGCCGCCGAGGGGGTGATGCACGGCTGCGGGAACGTTTCAGTTGCGGGGTCGGTGGGCATGTGGACCGGGAGGACGAAGATGCCACCCTGGCTGCCACCGTATGGAACGCCCTGCTCAGGGAACTCGGCGAAGAGCTGAACTGGCAACCGCCGCCCGAGCCCCACCAACCCCTGGCCTGGATTTACGAAGGAGTTTCCCCCATCGGCAGAGTCCATGCAGGCCTGCTTTATCTGCTGGACTGGCGAGGCGCCGAGCCGCCCCGGTCGGTCGATCCTGCCTTGGCCGGCATGGGTTTCCTCCCGGCGGCGGAAATCATTGCCGAACCTCGTTTCGAATTGTGGAGCCGGCTTGCCGCCCGGCATGTTTCGGAGCGCGGCGAATGA
- a CDS encoding NADH-quinone oxidoreductase subunit N, with amino-acid sequence MTADAFTALLPFIVLSAAAVAVMLAIAIRRSFRLIFWLTVGGLLASLSTLPHALSVAPLRVTDLLLVDAYGLFFHALLLLAALAVALLCLAYFRRRENENEEIFVLLLTSTLGALLLVSSAHLAMFFLGLEVLTISLFPMIAYSVRASRPLEAGIKYLMLSGLASSFLMFGMALVYGDLGVLSFEQIGASGAELEQKPLALAGLFLILAAIGFKLSLVPFHLWTPDVYQGAPAPVTAFLATVSKASVFALLLRFFTTVHAERSETFLCVLGLLAVVSILAGNLLALLQDSLKRLLAYSSIAHMGYLLVGFVAAGLLRRDLQAETIAFYLAAYTLTSLAAFGAISAISDDARESDRLSDYAGLFWRSPWLAAVLTLSLLSLAGIPLTVGFVGKFYVFAAGVQAETWPLVATVVVGSGIGIYYYLRVVLAMIQPADAGHRLALHPAARTALAVTALLVLAAGLFPQPLIDAAANTPHSPTTADNQHRAAALPAAGR; translated from the coding sequence GTGACCGCCGACGCATTCACCGCCCTGCTCCCCTTCATCGTTCTGTCGGCGGCCGCCGTCGCCGTGATGCTGGCCATCGCGATCCGGCGGAGCTTCCGCCTCATTTTCTGGCTGACGGTCGGCGGGCTGCTGGCGAGCCTGTCCACCCTGCCCCACGCTTTGTCCGTCGCACCGCTCCGGGTCACGGACCTGCTGCTGGTCGACGCCTACGGCCTGTTCTTCCATGCGCTCTTGCTTCTCGCCGCGCTCGCCGTCGCCCTCCTGTGCCTGGCGTATTTCCGCCGGCGCGAGAATGAGAACGAAGAAATCTTCGTGCTGCTCCTCACCTCGACCCTGGGGGCACTGCTGCTGGTGTCCAGCGCCCATCTCGCCATGTTCTTCCTCGGCCTGGAGGTGCTGACGATCTCCCTGTTCCCCATGATCGCCTACAGCGTCCGGGCCTCCCGCCCGCTGGAAGCGGGCATCAAATACCTGATGCTGTCGGGACTCGCCTCCTCTTTCCTCATGTTCGGCATGGCACTGGTCTACGGCGACCTGGGCGTGCTCTCGTTCGAACAGATCGGCGCGAGCGGCGCGGAACTGGAGCAAAAGCCGCTCGCTCTCGCCGGCCTGTTCCTCATCCTGGCCGCGATCGGCTTCAAGCTGTCGCTGGTGCCGTTCCACCTGTGGACGCCGGACGTCTACCAGGGCGCGCCCGCGCCGGTCACCGCCTTCCTGGCGACCGTGTCGAAGGCGTCCGTGTTCGCCCTGCTGCTCAGGTTTTTCACCACCGTCCATGCCGAGCGCTCGGAAACCTTTCTCTGCGTGCTCGGACTGCTGGCCGTCGTGTCCATCCTGGCCGGCAATCTCCTGGCGCTGCTGCAGGACAGCCTGAAACGCCTGCTCGCCTACTCATCGATCGCCCACATGGGCTACCTGCTGGTGGGATTCGTCGCCGCGGGGCTGCTGCGGCGGGACCTGCAGGCGGAAACGATCGCCTTCTACCTCGCCGCCTACACGCTCACCAGCCTGGCGGCCTTCGGCGCCATTTCGGCCATTTCCGACGACGCCCGCGAATCCGACCGGCTCAGCGACTACGCCGGCCTGTTCTGGCGCTCGCCTTGGCTCGCCGCGGTACTGACGCTCTCCCTGCTGTCTCTGGCGGGCATCCCGCTCACGGTCGGCTTCGTCGGCAAGTTCTACGTCTTCGCCGCCGGCGTGCAGGCGGAGACCTGGCCACTGGTGGCCACCGTCGTCGTCGGCAGCGGCATCGGCATCTACTATTACCTCCGGGTCGTGCTGGCCATGATCCAGCCGGCTGACGCCGGGCATCGGCTCGCACTGCATCCGGCGGCCCGAACCGCCTTGGCCGTCACGGCGCTGCTCGTCCTCGCGGCCGGATTGTTCCCTCAGCCGCTGATCGATGCAGCGGCGAACACGCCACATTCGCCCACCACCGCTGACAACCAGCACCGGGCCGCCGCTTTGCCGGCCGCCGGCCGCTAG